The following proteins are co-located in the Streptomyces asiaticus genome:
- a CDS encoding class I SAM-dependent methyltransferase, with protein sequence MTDTAHHNTGVDGVEGGVGLTALMVAAARAIETHRHDSLAQDIYAEHFVHAAPASADWPVRIHQVPDGDANPLWGRFARYFGLRTRVLDDFLLQSVRAGGARQVVLLGAGLDARAFRLDWPPGCVIFEIDREGVLDFKHKVLGGLPTTPKAARVPIPLDLRADWAAALTDAGFDTAAPTAWLAEGLLFYLPSTSETNLIRTVDRLSAGGSTLAFEVKLDKDLLEYRDSPLYTATQHQIGIDLLNLFSREPRPDSAGDLADKGWTTTVRTPFDYTRRHGRGPRPEHNDALAGNRWVFAHRPRPGQRR encoded by the coding sequence ATGACCGACACAGCGCATCACAACACCGGTGTGGATGGCGTGGAAGGGGGTGTCGGCCTGACCGCTCTCATGGTCGCCGCGGCCCGGGCGATCGAGACCCACCGCCACGACAGCCTGGCACAAGACATCTACGCGGAACACTTCGTCCACGCCGCACCGGCCTCCGCGGACTGGCCGGTGCGCATACACCAGGTCCCGGACGGAGACGCGAACCCGCTGTGGGGGCGCTTCGCCCGCTACTTCGGCCTGCGGACCAGGGTCCTCGACGACTTCCTCCTCCAGTCGGTGCGGGCGGGAGGGGCGCGCCAAGTGGTCCTGCTCGGGGCGGGGTTGGATGCGCGGGCGTTCCGACTCGACTGGCCTCCCGGCTGTGTGATCTTCGAGATCGACCGGGAAGGCGTGCTGGACTTCAAGCACAAGGTGCTCGGCGGACTGCCGACCACCCCGAAAGCGGCCCGCGTACCGATCCCCCTCGACCTGCGCGCCGACTGGGCCGCGGCACTGACCGACGCGGGCTTCGACACGGCCGCACCGACCGCCTGGCTGGCCGAAGGGCTGCTGTTCTACCTGCCCAGCACCTCCGAGACGAACCTCATCCGCACGGTGGACCGGCTGAGCGCGGGCGGAAGCACGCTGGCGTTCGAGGTCAAACTCGACAAGGACTTGCTCGAATACCGCGACAGCCCCCTCTACACCGCGACGCAACACCAGATCGGCATCGACCTGCTCAACCTGTTCAGCCGGGAACCACGGCCCGACTCCGCGGGCGACCTCGCGGACAAGGGCTGGACCACAACCGTCCGGACCCCCTTCGACTACACCCGCCGGCACGGACGCGGCCCGCGCCCCGAACACAACGACGCACTGGCGGGCAACCGATGGGTGTTCGCCCACAGGCCCCGCCCCGGACAGCGGCGATAG
- a CDS encoding NAD(P)-dependent alcohol dehydrogenase — protein sequence MRFAAAVLRSYESRFTLEEVMLHAGPGDGEVLVKIAGCGMCRTDLAVRHSAGRSPLPAVLGHEGAGVVVETGGPGTGLSTGDHVVLSFDSCGHCRNCMGAAPAYCDSFPTLNLFGGRREHAARFTDADGGALAPRWFGQSSFAEYAMVPARNAVRVDPTLPIELLGPLGCGFLTGAGAVFHSFGVGPGDTIAVYGAGAVGLAAVMAATAAGAVTVAVDRHPGRLALAERLQAIPLHAASGGLPDLSDLPDRVRQLTDGGTHYALDTTGSPQLINNALRALRPTGHLGLVARLHTPLPLEPGTLDRGRRISHICEGDAVPGLLIPRLTRLWQAGRFPFDQLIRTYPLTDINQAERDCDAGRVVKPVLIPAGPREDT from the coding sequence ATGAGGTTCGCCGCGGCGGTACTGCGCTCGTACGAGAGCCGGTTCACCCTCGAGGAGGTGATGCTGCACGCGGGGCCGGGCGACGGCGAGGTCCTGGTGAAGATCGCGGGCTGCGGGATGTGCCGGACCGATCTCGCGGTGCGGCACTCGGCCGGCCGCTCACCACTGCCCGCGGTGCTCGGCCACGAAGGGGCCGGAGTCGTCGTGGAGACAGGCGGCCCTGGCACCGGCCTGAGCACCGGCGACCACGTCGTGCTGAGCTTCGACTCCTGCGGACACTGCCGGAACTGCATGGGCGCGGCGCCCGCCTACTGTGACTCCTTCCCCACGCTGAACCTCTTCGGCGGACGGCGGGAACACGCGGCACGGTTCACCGACGCGGACGGAGGCGCACTGGCCCCCCGCTGGTTCGGCCAGTCCTCCTTCGCCGAATACGCGATGGTCCCGGCCCGCAACGCCGTCCGGGTCGATCCCACGCTGCCCATCGAACTCCTCGGACCGCTCGGCTGCGGCTTCCTCACCGGCGCCGGAGCGGTCTTCCACTCCTTCGGTGTCGGCCCCGGCGACACCATCGCGGTCTACGGCGCCGGAGCGGTCGGCCTGGCCGCGGTGATGGCGGCCACCGCCGCCGGGGCAGTGACCGTGGCCGTCGACCGGCACCCCGGGCGGCTGGCCCTCGCCGAGCGGCTCCAGGCGATCCCGCTGCACGCCGCATCGGGCGGCCTGCCCGACCTGTCCGACCTTCCCGACCGCGTCCGGCAACTGACCGACGGCGGCACACACTACGCGCTGGACACCACAGGCTCCCCCCAGCTGATCAACAACGCCCTCCGGGCCCTGCGCCCGACCGGCCACCTCGGCCTGGTGGCACGCCTCCATACCCCACTGCCACTTGAACCGGGGACCTTGGACCGGGGCCGGAGGATCTCCCACATCTGCGAAGGGGACGCGGTGCCCGGACTGCTGATCCCACGGCTGACCAGGCTCTGGCAGGCCGGGCGGTTTCCCTTCGACCAGCTGATCCGCACCTATCCCCTCACCGACATCAACCAAGCCGAACGCGACTGCGACGCGGGCCGCGTGGTCAAACCCGTCCTGATTCCCGCGGGGCCAAGGGAGGACACATGA
- a CDS encoding (5-formylfuran-3-yl)methyl phosphate synthase has translation MRWKEATLLLLISPDGVEEALDCAKAAEHLDIVDVKKPDEGSLGANFPWVIRQIRDTVPADKPVSATVGDVPYKPGTVAQAALGAAVSGATYIKVGLYGCTTPEQAIDVMRGVVRAVKDYQPDAFVVASGYADAHRIGCVNPLALPDIADRSGCDAAMLDTAIKDGTRLFDHVPPDLCAEFVRQAHEAGLRAALAGSVKAADLGALTRIGTDIVGVRGAVCEGGDRDTGRIQPRLVAAFRAEMDRHAREHAASVATAG, from the coding sequence ATGCGGTGGAAGGAAGCCACGTTGTTGCTTCTCATCTCCCCCGACGGCGTCGAGGAGGCCCTCGACTGCGCGAAGGCGGCGGAACACCTCGACATCGTCGATGTCAAGAAGCCCGACGAGGGCTCGCTCGGCGCGAACTTCCCCTGGGTCATCCGGCAGATCCGCGACACGGTCCCGGCGGACAAGCCGGTCTCCGCCACCGTGGGAGACGTCCCCTACAAGCCCGGCACAGTGGCCCAGGCGGCGCTGGGTGCGGCGGTCTCCGGCGCCACCTACATCAAGGTCGGCCTCTACGGATGCACGACGCCCGAACAGGCCATCGATGTCATGCGCGGGGTCGTCCGGGCGGTGAAGGACTACCAGCCGGACGCGTTCGTCGTCGCCTCCGGCTACGCCGACGCCCACCGGATCGGCTGCGTCAACCCGCTCGCGCTGCCCGACATCGCCGACCGCTCCGGCTGTGACGCGGCCATGCTCGACACCGCGATCAAGGACGGCACACGGCTGTTCGACCATGTTCCGCCCGACCTCTGCGCGGAGTTCGTCCGGCAGGCCCACGAGGCCGGTCTGCGCGCCGCCCTCGCGGGCAGCGTCAAAGCCGCGGACCTCGGCGCGCTCACCCGCATCGGCACCGACATCGTGGGGGTGCGCGGCGCGGTCTGCGAGGGAGGCGACCGCGACACCGGAAGGATCCAGCCGCGGCTGGTGGCCGCCTTCCGGGCGGAGATGGACCGGCACGCCCGGGAACACGCGGCGTCCGTCGCCACCGCGGGCTGA
- a CDS encoding LysR family transcriptional regulator, which translates to METRRLQMLAELARRGSMRAVAEATGTTTSTVSQQVAALAQEMGTALIEPHGRRVRLTPAGRRLAEHAVTILAAVEAAQRDLSPDAPPTGTVRVAGFATAIRAQLLPIIGNLSTSHPQLSILVREHEPTEALQLLANDEADLALTYDYNLAPAEPDPAVVITPLWTAPWGLGVPDHAARPSVPGAPEVFRRFRTADWIGNSRNPGDETVIRTLASMAGFTPHLTHQADSLDLVQGMIAAGMGVGLLPMGTSTLPGVQLVPLTAPDVVLRAFAVARRGRDSWPPLALLTDLIIRQSARSA; encoded by the coding sequence ATGGAAACACGTCGCCTCCAGATGCTGGCCGAGCTGGCCCGGCGAGGCTCGATGCGCGCCGTGGCCGAGGCCACCGGCACGACCACCTCGACCGTTTCCCAGCAGGTCGCCGCCTTGGCTCAGGAAATGGGCACGGCACTGATCGAGCCGCATGGACGCAGGGTCAGGCTCACACCGGCGGGCCGCCGACTGGCGGAACACGCCGTGACGATCCTTGCGGCGGTCGAGGCCGCACAGCGGGACTTGAGCCCCGACGCCCCGCCGACCGGCACGGTGCGCGTGGCAGGCTTCGCCACGGCCATCCGAGCCCAACTGCTGCCCATCATCGGCAACTTGTCGACGAGCCATCCTCAGCTCAGCATCCTGGTCCGTGAGCACGAGCCCACCGAAGCCCTCCAGTTGCTGGCGAACGACGAGGCCGACCTCGCGCTCACCTACGACTACAACCTGGCACCGGCCGAGCCGGACCCCGCGGTCGTGATCACCCCCCTGTGGACCGCTCCCTGGGGTCTGGGCGTTCCTGACCACGCCGCCCGTCCCTCAGTACCGGGCGCCCCTGAGGTCTTCCGCCGGTTCCGCACGGCGGACTGGATCGGCAACTCGCGCAACCCCGGTGACGAGACCGTCATCCGGACACTCGCCTCCATGGCCGGTTTCACCCCCCACCTCACGCACCAGGCGGACAGCCTCGACCTCGTACAGGGCATGATCGCGGCAGGGATGGGCGTAGGGCTGCTGCCGATGGGCACCTCCACGTTGCCCGGTGTCCAGCTGGTGCCGCTCACCGCGCCGGACGTTGTCCTGCGCGCCTTCGCCGTCGCCCGCCGGGGTCGCGACAGCTGGCCCCCGCTGGCCCTGCTGACCGACCTGATCATTCGGCAATCAGCGCGGAGCGCATAG